In Taeniopygia guttata chromosome Z, bTaeGut7.mat, whole genome shotgun sequence, one genomic interval encodes:
- the TUSC1 gene encoding tumor suppressor candidate gene 1 protein, with amino-acid sequence MRRMRAVGGRWGSGAVRGVRGGRAVLGGAAAGSGGRGGAAEATEAGGGRRGWRGESRGSPQQLAERYADLAASHSEALRQREEREWHNARLRQENARLRLENRRLRRENRCLFRQALLGPGPDKPPADPGEEAEALRTQLGRLQEKHRRALRHLRRCRAAGGPEASRAEEGELEELLLEEDEQPLDKKSLVPAV; translated from the coding sequence ATGAGGCGCATGCGCGCCGTGGGCGGGCGCTGGGGCAGCGGCGCGGTGCGGGGGGTGCGGGGGGGGCGGGCGGTGCTCGGTGGTGCTgccgccgggagcggcgggcgcggcggggccgcggagGCGACCgaggcgggcggcgggcggcggggctggcggggcgAGTCGCGGGGCTCGCCGCAGCAGCTGGCGGAGCGGTACGCGGACTTGGCGGCCAGCCACAGCGAGGCGCTGCGACAGCGGGAGGAGCGCGAGTGGCACAACGCGCGGCTGCGCCAGGAGAACGCGCGGCTGCGACTGGAGAATCGCCGCTTGCGCCGCGAGAACCGCTGCCTCTTCCGACAGGCCCTACTGGGGCCCGGCCCCGACAAGCCCCCCGCCGACCCGGGCGAGGAGGCGGAGGCCCTGCGCACCCAGCTGGGGCGGCTGCAGGAGAAGCACCGCCGGGCCTTGCGGCATCTGCGGCGCTGCCGGGCCGCCGGCGGGCCCGAGGCCTCGAGAGCCGAAGAAGGAGagctggaagagctgctgctggaggaggacgAGCAGCCGCTGGATAAGAAGAGCCTGGTGCCGGCCGTGTAG